The DNA sequence AAAGTAGAAGGCACAAAAGTtatacaagaaaaagaagatctttaaaataatactaataataatacacACTTTGCTTTAACACCCTCAATGAACTCTGGAATTTTGTCAACAGTTCCAATTTCACTCAGCATTTTAAGAACAGCCTGCATCAAATGTCAATTCATACATGACAACCTCATTTTTTTTCCCAAATAAGAAACATGCTAAATAAAAATGATCATGAAATCTCATCAATCAGTTATATTACCTCATTAGCTCCACCATGAAGAGGTCCATATAGAGCTCCAACAGCACCAGCAACAGCAGTGTATACATCAACACCACTGCAAATAAGGTAACCATTAAGCAATATAGAACAGCATGATTTCTTTTGCGGAAAGATCACTATTCAGAAAAAGTTCTATCCAGTGTGAAAGCTCATTCGATATGGTGTAATAGCAGGAGTATCAGCTGAAGTAGGAATATGTCTACCTTGATGCAAGATGCCGAACAGCGGATGTGGAACAATTCATTTCATGTTCAGCATGCAGGATGAAAATAATATCCAGTGCACGACTTAGCCGGGGATTTGGTTTATATGAGCGGTTGCCTCTGAAGTTAAACACATTGAACATTTTATTTCAGTCATACCCGATGCTGATATAGCTTCAGCATAACAAAAATCAGCTAGTATGTTACTACCATTCTATCATCAAGAATAAATGACAATCCTTTTTAAATAATGAGATCACAAAGGAAAATAAACCGAAAATAATGCAGTTCCAAATCATCTGACAGAAACAACAGTTAGACATACAGAGAATCAAGCATGTATAGGAAGTTCTCTGTGTAAGAAAGTTGATTCGATGGAAGCACAGGTGGCCGTCCCGCCATTCTGAGATAAATTGCTGCAGCAATTGTTGTTATCTGCATTGAGAAAGGGAAAATGATATTGCCAAAGAGGTAATAAGATAAATTCCAAATAATAAGTATAGAATTACATGAATGCTACACAAGAACTTCAGAGGAAACAAACTTAGCAAGGGCAGGTAGCATTCAGAATAAATCAATGACTAATTCAGCACACATAAGTAAAAGCTACAAACTGCagatactgaaaaaaaaaaatagagagaatggAGAAACCAAACCTTTCCGATAATCCGAGCTATTTGTTTATCTCTGACTTGCTTTGAGTTGTAAACATCAAGACCCTGCATTGAAGTATGATAAAGGGTTTTAAAAGAAATTATCAGAGCTAGATGAAAAGATGTTGAAAAGTTGAAAAATGGGAAACTGTTTTTGTTTTGTGTTACTTACTCTGAGTGCAGGATTAGCATCAGGATGATGAACAGATAGAGCACTCATGGCATTAACAAGCACACCCATAGGATGAGCATCATGTGGCATTGAATGTATGATATCCTACAAAAACAAAAGCGGAATCAGTTGTTTACAAATCTAAAATCTAGAATCTTGCATTAATAGAAAAACCAGAAGGCTCACCAAAACTCCCTGCGGTACAGCTGAATGCTGAGATACAGCGAACTCCCAATCCAATAACTGATTTTCAGAAGGCAAATTTCCATACACTACAGACACATGAATCAACCTTATGAAAGAAATAAATTTGACGAAAAAAGTTTTCATGAATAGTATCGTATACAAGCATAATACTGAATACCATATACATCAAGAGTATGCATAATACAGTGAATAATACTATACGGATATATTGCAACTTAGGAAAACTCCATAACCGGATAAAAATCAGTTACACATCTCAAATTACTCTACACAGTTGGCTGGATCTCAAACTTACTTATGAGGTAGGCTACTTCCATGTATGTGCTTTTCTGTGCCAATTCCTCAATAGGATAGCCTCTATATCTAAGGATTCCTTCATCACCATCAATATAAGAAATAGTTGATCTAACAGGTGCAGTGTTCAAATAGCCAGGGTCATAAAGTTTCAATCCCTTGTCATTCTTTCCAATCGATATctgcaattaaataaataaataatttaattaatattacaaaaacaacttccacttcctccttcgTTCTCAGTTTTGGCGGGAGAATTAGCCATAGTTACTAACACTTGTTcaaaatcggagttttgattgcAGGGATAATGGTACCTTCTTGAAGTCGGTGGCTTTGACGGCGCCTTCGGGAGACACCTGAATATAGTACTTCTTACCAGTCCTCTCGTCCACCACCGTCAGTGTCCCCTTCAGGCTCGTCACCGTCGCCGTCGCCGGAGCAGACAGCTGGAGTGGCTGGAGGTGGTCCTCCGAGGCGGTAGAGTCAGAGGAAGGAAGGAGGTGAGCGGTGAGAGTGGCCAAACGGTCACGTGCCACGTGGACATGCGATGATTCGGAGGTGAAGGTGGTGGCAGACATTATTATCGAATTTTGTGAAGTGCAAGCAAAAaaatgatgagagagagagagagagagagagagagagagagagagagagagagaggcttgggtgagaagagaagagtgtggaaggaagaataaaaatatgaagaagatgatgattggATTGAGAGTTACGTAGAAGAGTGTGCCATGGCATATGGATCATTTTTGTCATGCCGCATGTTACTATATCTGTTCCAATTTTTGGGGTTataataataatggaggaaatTTTAAGAATCTTGTTATTATTAATACTTATTAAACTCCACTTCGCAGTTTATCACTTGCTGTTAAAAGTTTTGAATTCTGGTTTATTGTTGAATAGCTGATGGTAGTGCATGATTCTCATTTCTCACCAAAATGACATGGTTTTGACTTTTGAACCCCCATGGTTTCATTTGATTCTCTAGGACCCTTCAAGTGTTGTGAAAAAATTACAACTATAATACGAATATATAAATAAGAGTTTCTATACATATAAGCATTTTTgacaattaaatctaattaaatttatttaaatttaataaaaattatttttattatacataACTGGACACATGCATTTGCTGTTGcgttctgtttttattttttcttcttctctttttttaggttattacagttattattatttttttgatatattttttcttgattttattcttttcaagagagtaaatcaagaaaaattaaaaaaaataaaaaaaagatgaaaaaaaaagataacaaaaaaaagaagaatcagaagatgaggaggaggaagaaaagttttgaattgtgcatgaCAATGAGACCAAATGCACCGGATTTACATAATGATTACGATACAATTAACTCAAAAATGCACCAAAATTATAGGAATTTCTGAGTTTATAGAACGTATAATTTTCTGTTCATTTGTTATTATACAATGgtgttattataataatattttgattcatttgCAGTTTAAGTGTGTTGTCAATGAACAATTTATCCTAAAGATTGGAATGACTTTTAAGATAAATTGAATGGAATGAAATGAAATATAAtgtaattgaataaagtgataataaataatttcattattttttgctaaaaatttggtcaatacttatcagcataAAGTGAACCTcaatagaattaaaaaaagatataaagtgAATCTCAATTAGTTTAAATTTGAACAAGttgtcaaaaagactcaatcatctaCAAAAAAAACATCGAATTCATTTTTAGATCCAAATAAAcctcaattaaattaaaaaataaaccgaaattacttaaataataaaaaatttgatcaatacttatcagcagcatctAGTGACCTCAATTAATacacaaatgaatcgaaattagttcaaatttaaataagcagtaaaaaaaacacaatcatcaacaaaaagacATCGAATTCATCtatggatccaaatgaacctcaattaaactaagaaatgaaccaaaattacctaaagaataaaaaatttggtcaatacttatcagtagCATCAAGTGAATttcaattaattcacaaatgaatcgaaatttgTTCGGATTTAAACAAGCAATAAAAAAGACCCAATCGTCAACaaaaaacacatcgaattcatttttggatccaaatgaacctcaaataaattaagaaataaaccaaaattatttaatgatggcacTAGAGGAAATCAGAACTAATAAAAATGTTAGCAAAatattggtgttgttggtgatgatgataacaaaaaagataataaagaaaaagCGAAGACAGTAAAATATACACGcatgaatttaaaatatttggttAGATTTCGTTAGGGTTATGACTTGAATGTAGAAGCGACGATAGTGAAACGTGCGCGCGTGGATTTACAATACTTGATTGAACTTTGTTAGGATTATAACTTGGACTTAGACCTTTATTCTATAAATAATTAAGAGTTTATCATACTCTTAAAGCACATGCGAGGAaggttataaaataaaaaaattgttattaaaaatataaaaaatttaaaattttaatatatttattttatatttattaaataaaaatatttaaaaatttttactaatattaAATTTATCATGTACTTAAAAATACatgtttataataattaattatttgtataaaatatgtattaaaaataattatataatatagatATTTATCCAAAATGTACaagaattaatttaataattgattgtTGGAGTACATATAAAAACTATAGAGGTAagggatttttaaaaaatatagatatatcATATATGGTCTTATTTAACGTCATGGTGGATTCACAATTCCCTGCTTTGATCCACTTGATGACTACATTTGCCCTatccaattaataataataataataataataataataataataataataataataataataattaaaaaaaggaaGAGGTGAGACAATTCAGCTAAATCCAAGTGCACTTGTGCATGATGGAGCCATAAAACTAAAAGCTCGCCAAGAAGGAACACTTGGACATATATAAATACTCATAAGCGGAGctagataaaatattaaagaatgaccaaaaatatttatacaataaattaagattaaaataaaattttaaaaatagactaaattaaaatttacatataatttatacataaaaaaaataaaattaaggtgATTATTGCTTTCCTTTCTTATTACCTGGCTCCGTCCCTGTAAGCACTGCCGGTGTCTTTTCAAAGAAGACAGAGAATTTCTGATGAAGAATCTTAATTGCTATTTCACCATTGTACTGAGTATCAAATTGCTACAATGTTGTTGTTGCTGCCGCCATCAGTGTCACCAAATTATAGCTTTCCATCAAAAAAGGCATccaaaaaaattcaattattctATCTAACTCCTCACCATATGCAACCCCTAAATCTTTAACAATGATCATAACATGGCTATACAAATGATTTAATTATAGTAGCTTAAAACTCTTAGAcaatcaatatataataattaaagccagaaattatatataattgagtgattgattataattaaaaaaaagttgaaaattcacatacaattatttttatataaaattaataattaaaaatatttagatgaTGATTTAgccaaatttataaattcaacTAATAATTCTTAAATATCAATTTCAAATATAAGTTTTCACCTTTCAAATGGTATAATCATTACATGAGTTTTGTtttgatgatatatatatataatagttatCTAAATGAAATTCATGTctttagataaatttttaaacaataaatttgAATATTCGTTACttttaaaaatgataatattgcaatacatgattaaatttttatattaaattattttatattgtaaCTAAATTCTGATTATAACATTACCGTTAAAATAACATCTCATGATCAATTACCAATTTTATCTAAATttcttttgaaataataaaaaacttatagtggtattttttttctaaaatcaagaatctaattttaatgtattattaaaataattttacaggTACATCatataaaagtaattatttttttacattaataatATGAATGATTATGTCAAAAAGACAAATGTAATTGtactaaaatattttacacacgTGCATCGAAAAAAGGAGACGAAATAATGAAACTAGGAAGAAACTGCCAATTCAAAGTGTGAGAGAGGTATAGTAACTGCCAGTAACCGCCAGGGACGAGTGGGTTTGTATTCAACACATGCCTTTTGCATTGTCGATACTTGAAAATTCAAAGGTGGTGCTTTCCTGCTactgcatatatatatacatacccaCAATAACAAAGGCAATATAACTGCAACAACTGCTATTTGCGAATCCCAGGCAATGAACGACATTAACAACTACTCCTCCTTCGCAGCCGATTCAGGTTCTCTGGACTCAAATCATTCATGCTTGATGGTTGCGGTTGGAAGTGTCGGTGTTGAGTTTGCACCTTCGtcgtcttcatcatcatcatcatctcttaCTCGGTGCCGTAAACCTAGAAAGAAGAGCGCTAAACTGATAAGCATAATGGAAGAAGAAGGAGTGGAAGGTAACAAGAAGCGAGACTCGGAGGAGGCGCCAAAGATCACGCGTCCATGCACTCAGTGCGGCAAGAAATTCTGGTCATGGAAGGCTCTCTATGGCCACATGCGGTGCCACCCTGAGCGGCCGTGGCGAGGCATAAATCCTCCTCGGAACCTCATCCCACCACCACTAGTACACGAAGACACGAGCGGCGTCACCCTGGAGGATCACGAGGTTGCCACGTGTCTCCTGCTGCTAGCGAACAGTGGGAGGGAGACGGTTAAAAATGATGAGCCTAATGAAGTGAAGATAGTGGAATGTGGAGATTCTTATCATTACAAAGAATTTGAGTGCTCCAGTTGCAAGAGAGTGTTTGGATCTCATCAAGCACTGGGAGGGCACAGAGCAAGTCACAAGAACGTCAAGGGATGCTTTGCCATTACTCGGACCACCACCGAGGATCATCTACTAAACATTAACCTCCTCGCGGATGCTGACCACGGCGACGGCGACGGCATCGCCAGCCACCAGTGTAGCATATGCCTCAGGGTGTTCCCCAGTGGCCAGGCTCTTGGTGGACACAAGAGGTGTCATTGGGAGAAAGCTGAGATTGATGAGACTGATGGGTCAACGTCAACACTACTCCCTGTTGACCTCAATTTGCCTGCTCCTATTGATCAACACTACTACCATTGCTCTTCTTCAACACTCACTCTGGATTTGAGGTTGGGTCTTTAATTTTAGCCTACCCTGCCTCATTTCctattcttaattattttaatttcctatttttcAGCTGTGTGTATCTTAGGGTTATCTATCTTTTATACTTAGCTAATtgactttggaaaaaaaaatacttaGCTAATTGACCTTATTAATTCATAGTCACATACACAATTGATGTAGTGCTAACCGGTGCGCTGCTTAATGTTGCTCACTATATATGTATCCATtccttaattctcttttattattaCAATACTGATCAAGTTTCAATAttgatttcttcttcttattttacctttTATCTGCATTATTCTTACACTTTGTAAAACACGTGTATTAACATTCGAACTGAACTACAATTATCACTGATTGATTATAATTCAGAATGTTATGTCTATAAATTCACATAATTATTTTCTACATTTAGATCACAAATGAACCCATGTTGTAGCTGGAATTTGAAAATTACTCTTACCTTATGCGCGAGTACACGAGTCCGAAGTTATCTTAATAGAACAtaaataataactatttttttttatgtcaATGATAACTTTattttaagagaaataaatagacgATGAACATTTATAAAAGAAATAGCAGTTTTCTAATTTTCACTTTAAATGTAATAATGTATGttgttagaaaaatatattaattccgATATGGTATTTTAGTGaacaaaactgaaaaatataTATTGTAAGTCACTTATGAGTTATCAAGGAATATCTCCACATTCATCATTAACAAAGTTGAGTATCACACACAAAATTTATACCAATAAAAGTCTTTTATCTTGTCATCATATTTATAGAAATGTTTAAGCTTTTCTTAATCACTTTTATATACATTTTTCGTAATCTTCTTTTcatgatataattttaaaattttattcatttcttatcaataatttttaatacaaaaaaatacacaaaataatacaCATAACATTCTTCCTTTTCCCAACCCTTCATCTTTCTTGTTATCTAAGGTCTTGGCAGAGTTCACTCACAAAGATCTACATGCGTATATTAGCTATGATAATGctatatattcttttattgaaataaaattacaattctacattgtatgtatataataatgcTGCACGCGACAATTACCTAATATATTTTGGCACCAAATCTGGACAAGTTACTAATTATACTAAAAGTTCCAAAAGATCTTGCTCAGTTTCCAAATCCCACATGACTATTTTTCCATCCAATCCTGCAGTTTTGAGGAACAAGCTTTAGGGCTTTAGCTAATGTAGCTGAATCAAAACTGGCAAATGGAATTATAAAAGGAGTGAAGAAAAGAAATTCAGAAGACCATCCACATTGCACAAACCTGATGTGCTGAATCGCCTTATCTGTGTCCCTTGCCTGCTAAGAGGGATGATAGAACTACAAGCCCAGAAAGCCGACAGTTAATCAACGAACTTAATACAGTTTATAAATACATGAGATGCGTGAATCTAACTGTTAGTTAAATTGTATTATGGTTAACGAGTAGCAGCAAGTCCACAacataaaattttaacaagagtCTCGTGAAGAAAATAATATTGTATAACCAACCAAACGAAAGTAAGAGAAGGTCGCGAAGGAGATGTATACTTTATACAGTTTTCGTGTACAACTCCACGTGTTCTTGAAGTTTCGACGGCATCATTGCTCACTCCAAGCTTGGCTTGGCCATAAAACTTCCCAAATGCTTCAGAAAACTGATTAAGCAGACAGAAATAGATAAAAGGGAGAGACAAACCTCGTGTTAACAACATAAAAAGGACAATGACAtgcatacaaaaaaataaaatagcaacAAAGAAATGCCATACACCAATCTATCTAAAACTTGATTTAGCATTCATATATGGCTCCAAAAAGGCGGTATGATACCCAAGGGATTCAgtcaataataaaaaacaaaatatgtCAGTTTCTCACGACTATATTGGACAATCCTTTTTAAGAAACTTAGTTACCTGTGAGCCATATCTTGATCCAGATGATACTGCTTTCCGTTCTCCAAGATACCTGATAAAACTCCTATAGAAAAGTGATAATAAGTTAATAAccaaaatataagttaaaaaaatagaaaataaaaaaagacgaATCAACACACAGCAACATCTCCCACTCACAGCATGATTGATATACGAAAAACCCCACTAATGTCTAATTCTAGTAAGATTTCACACAAGTTGACATAGCCTCAATGACTTGGCCTAATCAAATTGGACACTAATCTTATAAACCCGTATTTGAGCATTCACATACCAAATTCCTCTTTCATCTGCAGCAAAGACCATTGGGATGCAATCATATCCTACGCCTATCACCATTTTCTCAGAAACAAATAACACCTGAAAACATATCATACAAGGATCCACCAGTTCAAGAAAATATCAGCAAATTATTGGTGAAAatcttgaaaaattgaaaatgctTTAGAAAGAATGGATGCTGACCCACATCACGGAGAGGCAAATCACGGAACACAACATTTTGAGCCAAAGGAGAAGGACCGACATCATCAACAAAATATATCACAGAATTATGGCCTGCAAAATAGCAACAAATACAGTAAGGTCACAAAAGATTATAACAGAGATATATGAATAAAATTGCATGGCTTTGATAGAAGTTTGGCCCCAATAATTATTTTTGAGAAAATTCAGATAAGGCAAGATAAACTAATCAAATTTGTGCACCATGAAAACTTGACAACACAAGTATATGCTTCTCAATCTTCTTTGTTAAAGCATGAAGAAAATGACTAAACCTAAGTGAAACTCGAAATGAACAACCTTAactttggaaaaacaaaaaccaaaactAAAAGATAAAAACTGGCAACAACAGTTCTGGTTAGCCAGTATATCAAGCCAGAGAGTAGAATCTTCTCACCCACGTAAGCTAAAGTATTTCCACTTGGTGACCACTTGACTCCAAACGTCCAAGATGATGACAAATCAAGCTGAACAATTAACTGTTACACAAGATATATAGTATAAGCGGAGGCCACACTAATGCAACATATCTGTCCATTTCCTTCAcctattttcttgttctttttatgACTTATACAATGGAAGAAAAATTGtattaacaagaaaaatatgtAGGAAACCAAAACTCAATTGATCTTATAACTTCAGAAGAATTCAAtcatttgatcaaatcaaaatgcTCAGAAGTACTCAATAGGATATCCACAGGATATGAACTATCATGAACTTCACAAGAAATTCATGTACTGCAGCATGCAtacgaaattaaaataatttaatgtcaCAGCTATTCACTAAGTTCACAAGTGCTATATTCAGCTTCCTATTTGTGCGAATAAGGATCATCAACTATCTACATCATAATAATACCTAAGCAATGAACCTAATATGTCAATACCATAGTTGGCACTAAATCTGAGAACctcatcaacaataaaagaaaggaCAGATATCTTGACTTTGGGGAGGAGGCTTATCAACAATTCACATGAGGAATAAGAGTTAAATATTGAATACCTCTCCAAACCTTGACTCTTTTTTTGGATCCCTGTGCCAATTCATCATGTAAACATGAGTAGTATaacataagcatgaaaaaaaaatataggaatgTTAACCATAATCAGAGTTTCTGTTATCATACCTTGCATCTACACCTTTTATAAAGGTGGAAAATATTCGGCATTTTCCATCTGTGGATGTTGATGCAACCAGAATCTGcagcaaaatataaaataaaataaaataagatgcgGCTTAAACAGGTTTCTAAACGAGACAGTAAACAATGATCTAACATTGGATTGTTAAACTAACGTGCTAACAGTGTTGCATATAACATAACTAGGCTAATGATAGTCTAATAATTTTACCCTTGAGTTTTCAAGTTActcttttgtcacatataaagTTCAAAGTACTTCATTTTGACCAACCCGACTGAATAATATGGTTTATATCATCCTCTATTTGGATgaaacaataaattaaataaaattttaaaaattaaatacagaataaattaagtTTATATGTTTGAAATATtgaggattaataataataatctgtgAGTAACAAGTAGTTTTCTTGTCTATTAGCCATTAACATAATTTATTAATCACTAGA is a window from the Arachis hypogaea cultivar Tifrunner chromosome 1, arahy.Tifrunner.gnm2.J5K5, whole genome shotgun sequence genome containing:
- the LOC112795415 gene encoding citrate synthase, glyoxysomal; translated protein: MSATTFTSESSHVHVARDRLATLTAHLLPSSDSTASEDHLQPLQLSAPATATVTSLKGTLTVVDERTGKKYYIQVSPEGAVKATDFKKISIGKNDKGLKLYDPGYLNTAPVRSTISYIDGDEGILRYRGYPIEELAQKSTYMEVAYLIMYGNLPSENQLLDWEFAVSQHSAVPQGVLDIIHSMPHDAHPMGVLVNAMSALSVHHPDANPALRGLDVYNSKQVRDKQIARIIGKITTIAAAIYLRMAGRPPVLPSNQLSYTENFLYMLDSLGNRSYKPNPRLSRALDIIFILHAEHEMNCSTSAVRHLASSGVDVYTAVAGAVGALYGPLHGGANEAVLKMLSEIGTVDKIPEFIEGVKAKKRKLSGFGHRVYKNYDPRAKVLKRLAEEVFSIVGRDPLIEVAVALEKVALSDEFFIRRKLYPNVDFYSGLIYRAMGFPPEYFTILFAIPRMAGYLAHWRESLDDPDTKIMRPQQVYVGEWLRHYAPIKERTESSNTDKLGQLTVSNASKRRLAGTGI
- the LOC112795432 gene encoding actin-related protein 2/3 complex subunit 1A; the encoded protein is MAVTAVHQLAQCITCHAWSADRSMVALCPNNSEVHIYRLVEDKWEKVHVLQKHDQIISGIDWGARSNKIVTASHDRNSYVWNLERSEWVPTLVILRLNRAALCVQWSPKENKFAVGSGAKTVCICYYEQENNWWVSKLIRKRHDSSVTSVSWHPDNILVASTSTDGKCRIFSTFIKGVDARDPKKESRFGELIVQLDLSSSWTFGVKWSPSGNTLAYVGHNSVIYFVDDVGPSPLAQNVVFRDLPLRDVLFVSEKMVIGVGYDCIPMVFAADERGIWSFIRYLGERKAVSSGSRYGSQFSEAFGKFYGQAKLGVSNDAVETSRTRGVVHENCINSIIPLSRQGTQIRRFSTSGLDGKIVMWDLETEQDLLELLV
- the LOC112712061 gene encoding zinc finger protein ZAT3-like encodes the protein MVAVGSVGVEFAPSSSSSSSSSLTRCRKPRKKSAKLISIMEEEGVEGNKKRDSEEAPKITRPCTQCGKKFWSWKALYGHMRCHPERPWRGINPPRNLIPPPLVHEDTSGVTLEDHEVATCLLLLANSGRETVKNDEPNEVKIVECGDSYHYKEFECSSCKRVFGSHQALGGHRASHKNVKGCFAITRTTTEDHLLNINLLADADHGDGDGIASHQCSICLRVFPSGQALGGHKRCHWEKAEIDETDGSTSTLLPVDLNLPAPIDQHYYHCSSSTLTLDLRLGL